The following are encoded in a window of Solibacillus sp. FSL R7-0668 genomic DNA:
- a CDS encoding YfjL-like protein codes for MKKWLFIIPALIITGFVLFGYNEFNGNFISKQIAKSTLKKHLTETYTDTNVQIEKGGYNFKSGTYMFDVTFYEPPNNWTYSIEIGPKYSPISIETATLHYDSKDEGMSSLWSVQGSSYVKKLLADVFSGGVSYSIEVPKQFPQKEWTPTVDVPVAPSITIEFALYKGESKEAFLKTVKEIQAALDADELRYDSVFIYMDEKVDNRDGKKEGYADIYYQRKYSLQFQANSEITVHDIQ; via the coding sequence ATGAAAAAATGGCTTTTTATTATACCTGCACTCATCATTACGGGCTTTGTACTTTTTGGCTATAATGAATTTAACGGCAATTTTATATCCAAACAAATCGCCAAATCTACGTTGAAGAAGCATTTAACCGAAACCTATACCGATACAAATGTTCAAATAGAAAAAGGTGGCTATAATTTTAAATCGGGCACGTATATGTTTGATGTCACTTTTTATGAGCCGCCAAACAATTGGACTTATTCAATTGAAATTGGACCAAAATATAGCCCAATATCCATAGAAACAGCAACGCTCCATTACGACTCGAAGGATGAAGGCATGTCATCTCTATGGAGTGTGCAAGGGTCCAGCTACGTAAAAAAATTATTAGCAGACGTTTTTAGCGGTGGTGTCAGCTATTCTATTGAGGTGCCAAAACAGTTCCCACAAAAAGAATGGACACCGACTGTTGATGTACCTGTCGCCCCTTCGATCACGATTGAATTTGCTTTGTATAAAGGTGAATCGAAGGAAGCTTTTTTAAAGACGGTAAAGGAGATTCAAGCTGCACTTGATGCAGATGAACTTCGCTATGACTCGGTTTTCATTTATATGGACGAAAAAGTCGATAATCGCGACGGTAAAAAGGAAGGCTATGCTGACATCTACTACCAAAGAAAATATAGCCTACAATTCCAAGCGAATTCAGAAATTACGGTACACGATATTCAATAA
- a CDS encoding TAXI family TRAP transporter solute-binding subunit, with amino-acid sequence MFKSKNMLFMFILSAFILVLAACGGDDKTSTDSGTSDSGTDKETETTGTDYSGEFLSILTGGTQGTYYPLGGTFADLITSETGAKVTAEVSQASAANMTALDAGEGDVAFVQTDIAYYATNGTMMFDGQKIESVSALGALYPETIQLVTLADSGIKSYADLKGKKVSVGAPGSGTFANAEQLLEIHGLSMDDIKAQNLDFGESTDGIQSGQIDAAFITAGYPTGAVEALNATKGVFIVPVEAAKAEELIAKYPYYAVDNIPAGTYGLEADTPAVSVGAMLAVKKDLPEDLVYAMTKAIYDNTDKISHAKGAFIKAETGLDGIGIDVHPGAQKYFDEVK; translated from the coding sequence ATGTTTAAATCTAAAAATATGTTATTCATGTTTATTTTAAGCGCTTTCATTTTAGTGTTAGCAGCATGTGGTGGAGATGATAAAACTTCAACAGATTCTGGCACTTCAGATTCGGGTACAGATAAAGAAACAGAAACAACGGGAACAGATTATAGCGGCGAGTTTTTAAGTATTTTAACAGGTGGTACACAAGGAACTTACTATCCATTAGGTGGAACGTTCGCTGACTTAATTACTTCAGAAACAGGCGCAAAAGTAACAGCTGAGGTTTCACAAGCATCTGCTGCCAATATGACAGCTCTTGATGCAGGTGAAGGTGATGTAGCATTCGTACAAACGGATATCGCGTACTATGCAACAAACGGCACGATGATGTTTGATGGACAAAAAATCGAATCGGTTTCTGCATTAGGTGCATTATATCCAGAAACAATTCAATTAGTAACATTAGCAGATTCAGGCATTAAATCATATGCAGATTTAAAAGGTAAAAAGGTATCTGTAGGTGCACCAGGCTCTGGTACATTTGCAAACGCAGAACAATTATTAGAAATCCATGGTTTATCAATGGATGATATTAAAGCACAAAACTTAGATTTCGGTGAATCAACAGATGGTATTCAATCTGGTCAAATCGATGCGGCATTCATTACAGCAGGTTATCCTACAGGTGCTGTAGAGGCATTAAATGCTACAAAAGGTGTATTTATCGTACCGGTTGAAGCAGCAAAAGCAGAAGAGTTAATTGCGAAATATCCATACTATGCAGTGGATAATATTCCAGCAGGCACATATGGCTTAGAAGCAGACACACCAGCTGTTTCAGTTGGCGCGATGTTAGCAGTTAAGAAAGATTTACCAGAAGATTTAGTATATGCAATGACAAAGGCGATTTATGATAATACAGATAAAATCAGCCATGCAAAAGGTGCGTTCATTAAAGCTGAAACGGGCTTAGATGGAATCGGTATTGATGTTCACCCAGGTGCACAAAAATACTTTGATGAAGTGAAGTAG
- a CDS encoding carbohydrate kinase family protein produces the protein MKKILCIGELLIDFFTTEIQQSLIEATTFEKQAGGAPANVAAAIAKLGGNAYFCGKVGDDAFGHFLQQTLQQAGVCTEQLIFDSSAPTTLAFVSREIGGERDFIFNRGADELLRIEDLHLQKLMAMDIIHFGSATALLSEPFSKTYEQLMQTLLMQNHFISFDPNYRANLWKGDTERFIEKCIPFIDAAHFIKMSSEELLLFAGTDSFEEALKWATPFKNKAIAITQGAAGTLFIQNGRITTIPSIAVNAIDATGAGDAFVGAVLYELAKRDTATLSQEEWVAIIEFANRVGAKVCEKVGAIKALPTLEEAKIM, from the coding sequence TTGAAAAAAATTCTTTGCATTGGCGAATTATTAATCGATTTTTTTACGACTGAAATTCAGCAATCTCTTATAGAAGCAACAACGTTTGAAAAACAGGCAGGTGGAGCTCCAGCAAATGTCGCAGCAGCTATTGCCAAGCTCGGTGGAAACGCTTACTTTTGCGGTAAAGTAGGCGATGATGCGTTTGGTCACTTTTTACAACAAACCTTGCAACAGGCAGGCGTTTGCACGGAACAGCTCATTTTTGACTCTTCTGCACCAACAACACTTGCTTTTGTCTCGCGCGAAATCGGTGGCGAGCGCGACTTTATTTTTAATCGTGGGGCTGATGAGCTGCTACGCATTGAAGACTTGCATTTACAAAAGCTCATGGCCATGGATATTATTCACTTCGGTTCTGCTACGGCACTACTTAGTGAGCCTTTTAGTAAAACCTACGAGCAGTTGATGCAAACATTGCTCATGCAAAATCATTTTATTTCATTTGATCCGAATTACCGCGCCAATCTATGGAAAGGTGATACAGAGCGCTTTATCGAAAAATGTATACCGTTTATCGATGCCGCGCATTTTATTAAAATGAGTAGCGAGGAACTGCTATTATTCGCGGGTACAGATAGTTTTGAGGAAGCATTAAAATGGGCAACGCCATTCAAAAATAAAGCCATCGCCATTACACAGGGGGCAGCAGGTACATTATTTATCCAAAATGGGCGCATTACGACGATTCCTTCCATTGCGGTCAACGCGATTGATGCAACAGGAGCGGGTGATGCCTTTGTTGGCGCTGTCTTGTATGAACTGGCGAAGCGTGACACAGCGACGCTTTCCCAAGAAGAATGGGTAGCCATTATTGAATTTGCAAACCGTGTGGGCGCTAAAGTTTGTGAAAAGGTAGGCGCAATCAAAGCACTCCCTACATTAGAAGAAGCGAAAATAATGTAA
- a CDS encoding sensor histidine kinase: protein MKTLYKQYIIVTLVVIVASITLSMLLLGQIYNAQIRPDTDEENFEVAQEVKQILNAMPEESYDAYFQAVAKLGYQVTIANESGQMTHYGSAFKKNELNRAMRAIIGTENVYHGIQGYKERFFFMNHFANDVQNTIGVSISLSGEPHALFIRQDNATLFSEMHFLIVGVIIISGIIILGTMIFLARQLVQPLKQLQKATEQIAQENYDIQLTIERDDELGMLATQFQKMAKRLAENDQTKKDFINNVSHDFQSPLLNIQGYANVLKDGENTEEERVQYLGIIEQETKRLSALTKQLLLLSSLDQKSLPIDKTYFSLDQQLKERLFSKRWKLEDKQLELIYELEPVEIYADQHLLEQVWDNLLSNAIRYSEGGSKIAVTCSKKEGFVQVVIQDNGIGIPKEALEKVKERFYRVDPSRSSQSSGLGLAIVTEIVKRHDGEFIIESKLGKGTKVTVRFKH from the coding sequence ATGAAAACATTATATAAGCAGTATATTATTGTGACACTAGTGGTCATTGTAGCAAGCATTACACTGTCAATGCTATTGCTTGGCCAAATTTATAATGCGCAAATACGTCCTGATACGGATGAGGAAAACTTTGAAGTGGCGCAAGAAGTAAAGCAAATCTTAAATGCTATGCCAGAGGAAAGCTACGACGCATATTTCCAGGCAGTTGCCAAGTTAGGATATCAAGTAACGATTGCAAACGAATCGGGGCAAATGACACATTACGGGTCAGCGTTTAAAAAAAATGAATTGAATAGAGCGATGCGTGCAATTATCGGTACAGAAAATGTTTATCACGGCATTCAAGGGTATAAGGAAAGATTTTTCTTTATGAACCATTTTGCGAATGATGTGCAAAATACAATTGGTGTTTCGATTTCATTGAGTGGAGAGCCTCATGCGCTATTTATTCGTCAAGATAATGCGACATTGTTTTCAGAAATGCATTTTTTAATTGTTGGCGTGATTATCATTAGTGGGATTATTATTTTAGGCACGATGATTTTTTTAGCGCGACAGCTTGTACAGCCGCTAAAGCAATTACAAAAGGCAACGGAACAAATCGCGCAAGAAAACTATGATATTCAGTTAACTATTGAACGTGATGATGAACTTGGAATGCTTGCCACTCAGTTTCAAAAGATGGCAAAGCGTCTAGCGGAAAATGATCAGACAAAAAAGGATTTCATAAATAATGTGTCACATGATTTTCAATCGCCGCTGCTCAACATTCAAGGCTATGCTAATGTGTTGAAGGATGGGGAGAACACCGAGGAAGAGCGAGTTCAATACTTAGGAATTATAGAGCAGGAAACGAAGCGATTATCGGCGCTAACGAAGCAACTTCTATTATTAAGCTCGCTTGATCAAAAAAGCTTACCGATTGATAAAACGTATTTTTCACTTGATCAACAGTTGAAGGAACGTTTATTTTCGAAGCGTTGGAAATTGGAAGATAAGCAATTGGAGCTGATTTATGAATTAGAGCCGGTTGAAATTTATGCAGATCAGCATTTACTTGAGCAAGTATGGGATAATTTGTTATCCAATGCGATTCGTTATAGTGAGGGGGGCAGTAAAATTGCTGTAACGTGCAGTAAAAAAGAGGGTTTTGTGCAAGTCGTCATTCAAGATAACGGCATCGGTATTCCTAAAGAAGCGCTCGAAAAGGTAAAGGAGCGTTTTTACAGAGTTGATCCATCACGTTCTAGTCAAAGTAGTGGTTTAGGACTTGCAATCGTCACGGAAATTGTGAAGCGTCATGACGGAGAGTTTATTATTGAAAGTAAGCTGGGAAAAGGCACGAAAGTAACAGTGCGCTTTAAACATTAA
- a CDS encoding superoxide dismutase family protein — MRKVWIFSCVMLLSGCNYFQSEKIPVSTSEAQSAKALMYNTKNESIGEITFKETDEGVELTTNLENLKPGKHGIHLHEVGKCQAPTFETAGAHFNPTKKQHGIDNPLGPHKGDLPNIEVDQAGKVQVSFVTADFTLKKGQPTSIFDADGTSIVIHENIDDYKTDPSGNSGARIACGVIE; from the coding sequence ATGCGGAAAGTATGGATTTTTAGTTGTGTGATGCTATTATCAGGCTGCAATTATTTTCAATCCGAAAAAATTCCAGTAAGTACTTCAGAAGCTCAATCGGCTAAAGCATTGATGTATAATACGAAGAATGAATCAATTGGCGAAATCACATTTAAAGAAACCGATGAGGGAGTGGAGTTAACGACTAATTTAGAAAATTTGAAGCCTGGAAAGCATGGGATACACCTACATGAGGTTGGTAAATGTCAAGCTCCCACATTTGAAACAGCAGGTGCGCATTTTAATCCGACAAAAAAACAGCATGGTATCGATAATCCATTAGGCCCACATAAGGGAGATTTGCCAAATATAGAGGTAGATCAAGCAGGAAAAGTGCAAGTGAGTTTTGTAACCGCCGATTTTACATTGAAAAAAGGTCAGCCAACGTCAATTTTTGATGCGGATGGTACGTCGATTGTAATACATGAAAATATAGATGACTATAAAACAGATCCTTCTGGAAATTCAGGTGCGCGAATTGCATGTGGGGTCATCGAGTAA
- a CDS encoding putative motility protein — translation MELNAMMSAQLASLQQTLQMSILDKAMTTGAAGVVEMMENLPQQQAAPAAHPYKGQAIDIQI, via the coding sequence ATGGAATTGAACGCGATGATGTCTGCTCAACTTGCTTCTCTTCAACAAACATTGCAAATGAGTATTTTAGACAAGGCCATGACTACCGGTGCAGCTGGTGTCGTTGAAATGATGGAGAACCTTCCACAACAACAAGCGGCGCCTGCAGCCCACCCATACAAAGGGCAAGCAATCGATATCCAGATTTAA
- a CDS encoding LysM peptidoglycan-binding domain-containing protein, protein MSSKKILALALALAVALTTGGLLAKEVAAETYTIQPGDTLYSISQQFNTTVESLMELNQLSSDLIYADDTIEISSEDELYMIESGDTLFEIAIAYNTSVKQLQAWNGLNTDLIYAGEALAVSGPIQVKDEAINQMSTSNEAPVVKSDPTEATTSQRVETSAPTSDVERTMTVEATAYTAYCNGCSGTTANGTDLRANPHLKVIAVDPRVIPLGTKVWVEGYGEAVAADTGGAIKGNKIDVFIPNKSGAYEWGRRTVTIKILD, encoded by the coding sequence TTGAGTAGTAAAAAGATACTTGCATTAGCATTAGCATTAGCTGTGGCATTAACCACAGGTGGACTTTTGGCAAAAGAGGTAGCGGCAGAAACGTATACGATTCAACCTGGTGATACACTGTATTCAATCAGTCAGCAATTCAATACAACCGTTGAATCGTTGATGGAACTCAATCAATTATCAAGTGATTTAATTTATGCGGATGATACGATTGAAATCAGTTCAGAGGACGAGTTATACATGATCGAATCGGGCGATACATTATTTGAAATTGCCATTGCCTACAATACATCTGTCAAGCAATTACAGGCATGGAATGGCTTAAACACAGATTTGATTTATGCAGGTGAAGCATTGGCTGTTTCGGGACCTATACAAGTAAAGGACGAAGCAATAAATCAAATGAGTACATCAAATGAAGCGCCTGTTGTAAAGAGTGATCCAACAGAAGCTACCACATCTCAGCGTGTTGAGACATCTGCGCCAACATCGGATGTCGAGCGTACGATGACAGTGGAAGCGACAGCCTATACAGCCTATTGTAATGGCTGCTCAGGTACGACGGCGAACGGTACAGATTTACGGGCAAACCCACATTTAAAAGTAATTGCGGTAGATCCTCGTGTGATTCCATTAGGAACAAAAGTATGGGTTGAAGGCTACGGGGAGGCAGTGGCAGCAGATACAGGTGGCGCGATTAAAGGGAATAAAATCGATGTATTTATTCCGAATAAATCAGGTGCTTATGAATGGGGTCGCCGAACGGTAACAATTAAGATTTTAGATTAA
- a CDS encoding RNA polymerase sigma factor, with amino-acid sequence MDALAQIYRELQPKLYAFFYIKTSNSAIAEDLTQDVFYEATKSIHTYRGEAALSTWLFKIANNLLKKHYRKKNYEKNLLTKIELQPAVPLFTIEQLVELKEESKRLLLKIEQLAPPFKDIVLLRIFGELSFKEIGDLLELSENYVRVNFHRQKIKLQREEDIS; translated from the coding sequence GTGGATGCGTTAGCGCAAATTTATCGGGAGTTACAGCCAAAGCTTTACGCTTTCTTCTATATTAAAACGTCTAACTCAGCCATCGCTGAAGATTTAACGCAGGATGTTTTTTACGAAGCTACAAAATCGATTCATACATATCGCGGAGAAGCTGCCCTTTCGACTTGGTTATTTAAGATCGCCAACAATTTATTAAAAAAACATTATCGCAAAAAGAACTATGAAAAAAACTTATTAACTAAAATCGAATTACAGCCAGCCGTACCATTGTTTACGATCGAGCAATTGGTTGAACTAAAAGAGGAATCGAAACGGCTGTTACTCAAAATCGAGCAGCTCGCCCCTCCATTTAAGGACATTGTGCTACTCCGAATTTTTGGCGAACTCAGCTTTAAGGAAATTGGCGATTTGCTTGAGCTCAGCGAAAACTATGTACGTGTCAATTTTCACCGACAAAAAATCAAGTTACAGCGAGAGGAGGATATATCATGA
- a CDS encoding YfbR-like 5'-deoxynucleotidase, translating into MIIIGIHTFFTSLNDLERIIRCPGRFKFEEHNVAAHSWKVSQYALFFATLEERAGNEINWKSLYEKTINHDFAEVFIGDIKTPVKHASVELKQMLSHVEEKMMEKFIVQEIPEDLQAIFFERMKEGKDGTIEGRLLEFADKLDQFYESFAELKRGNTDQEFVHMYQIALSKLLLINLPTSVQYFRNEILTDAVAEKTVIDIAELTESILKQHID; encoded by the coding sequence GTGATCATTATCGGAATCCACACATTTTTTACGAGCTTAAATGATCTTGAACGCATTATTCGCTGTCCTGGGCGCTTTAAATTTGAAGAGCATAATGTAGCAGCACATTCTTGGAAGGTTTCACAGTATGCGTTGTTTTTTGCCACTCTTGAGGAGCGTGCAGGTAACGAAATTAATTGGAAATCGTTATATGAAAAAACAATTAACCACGATTTTGCAGAAGTATTCATCGGCGATATTAAAACACCCGTCAAACATGCAAGCGTGGAGTTAAAGCAAATGCTCTCTCATGTTGAAGAAAAGATGATGGAGAAATTTATTGTCCAAGAAATCCCAGAAGACCTGCAAGCCATCTTTTTTGAGCGGATGAAAGAAGGTAAGGATGGCACAATCGAAGGCCGTTTACTCGAATTTGCCGATAAGCTGGATCAGTTTTACGAGTCGTTCGCAGAATTAAAGCGTGGCAATACAGACCAAGAATTTGTTCATATGTACCAAATTGCATTATCTAAGCTGCTGCTCATCAACTTACCAACAAGTGTCCAATACTTCCGCAACGAAATTTTAACGGATGCAGTCGCTGAAAAAACGGTCATCGATATTGCAGAGCTCACTGAAAGCATTTTAAAACAGCATATAGACTAA
- a CDS encoding response regulator transcription factor produces MQILVVDDDAFIRKLIGIHLKKEGYTAHFASDGIEALILLSEHDFDLAIVDVMMPKMDGIQLTKRLTEQDIPVLMLTAKATLDDKEKGFLAGADDYMIKPFEPKELLFRVRAILRRFQKMERGITKIANMMIDRQTFEVKVGEQGLLLPLKEFELLSILCSRPEVVFSRNQLMEHVWGYDYDGDDFTLTTHIKRLRTRLEEVNANVKIQTVRGIGYKVEEIK; encoded by the coding sequence ATGCAAATTTTAGTGGTAGATGATGATGCATTTATTCGGAAATTAATTGGCATTCATCTTAAGAAAGAAGGCTACACTGCACATTTTGCAAGTGATGGTATAGAGGCACTGATATTGCTTTCAGAACATGATTTTGATTTAGCAATCGTCGATGTGATGATGCCAAAAATGGACGGTATTCAATTAACAAAGCGTTTGACTGAACAGGATATACCTGTGTTAATGCTAACGGCGAAAGCAACATTAGATGATAAAGAAAAAGGCTTTTTAGCAGGAGCCGATGATTATATGATCAAACCGTTTGAACCTAAAGAGCTCTTGTTTCGAGTGCGTGCCATATTACGCCGCTTTCAAAAAATGGAGCGGGGCATAACAAAAATTGCGAATATGATGATTGACCGTCAAACATTTGAGGTGAAGGTAGGGGAGCAGGGGTTACTGTTACCGTTAAAGGAGTTTGAATTATTAAGTATTTTATGTAGTCGTCCAGAAGTTGTGTTTTCACGCAATCAGCTAATGGAGCATGTGTGGGGGTATGATTATGATGGAGATGATTTTACCCTGACAACGCATATTAAGCGTCTACGTACCCGTTTAGAAGAGGTAAACGCGAACGTAAAAATTCAAACGGTGCGCGGTATTGGTTATAAGGTTGAAGAAATAAAATGA
- a CDS encoding zf-HC2 domain-containing protein, whose protein sequence is MNACKIVEDLLPLYEEKLVHQETEQWIKQHLSNCTNCRNLTSNVMEAMPQLIPPKKSASAMMKHVQVKLTIYQLLFVVLSFVFAINTSLLNESFAFILSYFILGAVTFYFYRHVLLTLLLSFLPILIWSIYATIQSFGSYSNWYTQQIEHYSSALSLVLNTVWGCIFTAFIHTLFTILGVIVVKLLIQAFKKEDAS, encoded by the coding sequence ATGAATGCCTGTAAAATCGTCGAAGATTTATTGCCTTTATATGAAGAAAAACTCGTGCACCAGGAAACGGAGCAATGGATCAAGCAGCATTTATCAAACTGTACCAACTGCCGAAACCTTACTTCTAATGTGATGGAAGCAATGCCACAATTAATACCACCTAAAAAATCTGCTTCCGCAATGATGAAGCATGTCCAAGTGAAACTGACGATTTATCAGCTCCTATTCGTTGTGCTATCCTTTGTTTTTGCCATCAATACGTCTTTATTAAATGAGAGCTTTGCCTTTATTTTGTCTTATTTCATTTTAGGCGCTGTTACATTTTATTTTTATCGCCATGTACTGCTGACGCTGTTACTCTCATTTTTACCAATCTTGATTTGGTCTATTTATGCAACGATTCAATCTTTCGGCTCCTATTCGAATTGGTATACACAGCAAATTGAGCATTATTCCTCTGCGTTGTCATTAGTTCTGAATACCGTTTGGGGTTGTATCTTCACAGCCTTCATCCATACCCTATTTACGATACTCGGTGTCATTGTTGTAAAACTACTTATTCAAGCATTTAAAAAGGAGGATGCCTCATGA
- a CDS encoding MMPL family transporter, giving the protein MNKLLHPITDWVSTKRGAWITLIIWLVLMIGLSAGPKLSEYKTSNFQSLPDDAKSIIAENKLTEYFPNEQGTPGILVFHNEKGDINAESVTAIVNAIIAESIEGIDQIIDISQLPPQALEGFISEDQSTMIIPMTLEKGLGNAAYEQINDHASEIGNEAAKATGDTKFYITGPAGIAGDTIKLFEQADFQLLFATVFIILILLIIIYRSPLLAIIPLLATVIVYQVANQTIALMGAAGLEINNSTTSIMSILLFAAVIDYSLFVFSRYREELNHYADKYEAMKHAMRATGEPVFFAGGTVLAAMLVLFFADFRDYQNFAPIFGMAVFIIMLGSVTLVPALFALFGRKAFWPKVPKYGEIKEVKHGIWGPIAKFVVNKPYISGGLVLVFMIITSLNVLNLKYEFDTVKSFPDDLPSRVGYEIVESRFDKGELAPTSLLVESKEAITEQQQQALTASLLADELIASVRPSAVSEDGTKVKLSMAFNLNPYSPEAIEKLENMRDNSADYLKEAGIDGELLFAGTTAKLVDERNVNNADIYKIVLLETLLILGLLFVLTRSWKMPIYMMATILVSYLSALGLGLFLVDVLFGYEAISTRVPVYAFIFLVALGIDYNIILVSRFLEERKTHRVKEALEIAIRNTGGVISSAGVILAATFAALMTMPIADLFVFGFMVAVGIIIDTFLVRGMLLPMLILTFEKEKK; this is encoded by the coding sequence ATGAATAAATTATTACATCCGATTACGGACTGGGTATCAACAAAGCGTGGTGCTTGGATTACGTTAATTATTTGGCTTGTTCTAATGATTGGTTTAAGTGCTGGTCCAAAGCTAAGCGAATATAAAACATCAAATTTCCAATCACTACCGGATGATGCAAAGTCAATTATCGCAGAAAATAAATTAACCGAATACTTCCCGAATGAACAGGGAACACCAGGGATTCTCGTTTTCCATAATGAAAAGGGCGACATTAATGCTGAAAGTGTAACAGCGATAGTAAATGCAATTATTGCTGAAAGTATTGAAGGCATTGACCAAATTATCGATATATCACAGCTACCACCGCAAGCATTAGAAGGCTTCATATCAGAAGATCAATCGACAATGATTATACCAATGACACTTGAAAAAGGACTTGGTAATGCAGCTTACGAACAAATCAACGACCATGCTTCTGAAATAGGAAATGAAGCAGCGAAAGCGACAGGCGACACGAAATTCTACATTACAGGTCCAGCTGGGATTGCTGGAGATACAATTAAGCTGTTTGAACAAGCAGACTTCCAGTTATTATTTGCGACAGTCTTTATTATTTTAATTTTATTAATCATTATTTACCGTTCCCCATTACTAGCGATTATTCCATTACTTGCAACAGTTATCGTGTATCAAGTAGCCAACCAAACGATTGCATTAATGGGGGCTGCTGGCTTAGAAATTAACAATTCAACGACTTCAATTATGAGTATATTATTATTCGCAGCGGTAATTGATTACTCATTATTCGTGTTCTCACGCTATCGTGAAGAGTTAAACCATTATGCAGATAAATACGAGGCGATGAAGCATGCGATGCGTGCAACAGGTGAACCAGTATTTTTTGCGGGTGGTACCGTTTTAGCAGCGATGCTTGTGTTATTCTTCGCTGATTTCCGTGATTATCAAAACTTCGCGCCAATCTTTGGTATGGCAGTATTCATCATCATGCTCGGTTCAGTAACATTAGTACCGGCGTTATTCGCATTATTTGGACGTAAAGCATTCTGGCCAAAAGTACCGAAATATGGCGAAATTAAAGAAGTAAAGCACGGTATTTGGGGACCAATCGCCAAATTTGTTGTGAACAAACCGTATATTTCAGGTGGTTTAGTATTAGTGTTCATGATTATTACATCGCTAAACGTTCTTAACTTAAAGTATGAATTTGATACGGTAAAATCATTCCCAGACGATTTACCTTCACGTGTTGGCTATGAAATCGTGGAGTCCCGCTTTGATAAAGGGGAGCTTGCACCAACGTCTCTACTTGTAGAAAGTAAAGAAGCGATTACAGAGCAGCAACAGCAAGCATTAACAGCAAGCTTGTTAGCGGATGAGCTGATTGCTTCAGTTCGTCCATCAGCGGTGTCTGAAGATGGCACAAAAGTAAAGCTATCAATGGCATTCAACTTAAATCCATACTCTCCAGAAGCAATTGAAAAGCTAGAAAATATGCGTGACAATAGCGCAGACTACTTAAAAGAGGCTGGCATTGACGGCGAATTATTATTTGCAGGCACAACAGCGAAATTAGTAGATGAACGTAATGTGAATAACGCAGATATTTATAAAATTGTTTTACTAGAAACATTATTAATTTTAGGATTATTATTCGTATTAACACGTTCTTGGAAAATGCCAATTTATATGATGGCAACAATTTTAGTGTCGTACTTATCGGCATTAGGCTTAGGGTTATTCTTAGTGGATGTATTATTCGGCTATGAAGCAATTAGTACACGTGTACCGGTATATGCGTTCATCTTCCTGGTAGCGCTTGGAATCGACTACAACATTATATTAGTATCACGTTTCCTTGAAGAACGTAAAACTCATAGAGTGAAAGAAGCGCTTGAAATTGCAATTCGCAATACAGGTGGTGTGATTTCATCGGCTGGTGTGATTTTAGCAGCAACATTTGCAGCACTTATGACAATGCCAATTGCTGATTTATTCGTATTCGGTTTCATGGTAGCGGTCGGAATCATTATCGACACCTTCCTGGTACGCGGTATGCTATTACCGATGCTCATACTAACATTTGAAAAAGAGAAGAAATAA